A part of Aegilops tauschii subsp. strangulata cultivar AL8/78 chromosome 2, Aet v6.0, whole genome shotgun sequence genomic DNA contains:
- the LOC109749777 gene encoding uncharacterized protein, with product MEGDSGKKTESESGKGTEMEGGLGKETESESGKGTKKRGLMEKLEIFRRARQNVTRLSKKAAKDPATQRKLLDIQQQFLSDERHILRMMGKSREEIIKYPDSDSGDEMDRYSGSLISMEPQLGISKGTGRDSSKEPARDVGGMEIGHDDSVVALSSHLEMLRREISFLMREVTSRGLLPAGKKKVSQEQISSLSVQFKEMRTQQLKEVNLPYLGCNTGEEVMDFLLVETQQLLFCFTSLASTLKTFRVPISPDKVEKLRRISTALVGISELIKSHKSAAQKDVEDCLDRDGWEATWGSRTGRNGGFDDITTLSSMHFTASTPENFRFPSVAGPALQVYSIKLVDLNPNLSWPLDVYGVVAARDDLDHNRNILFCRSGENCQRIKQEDPFLHLTGPSRAIVADEPVFFQIELKLKYGAQFKDTALFTAYQRYRPMKKYDIMLINSRCCTAEISLERFAPSIQATIVGVRVVEGESFNYGCKVSCFFFRVEAMLGSAVEVVLLDCSGERMHAGLDGYLSLSRNVMSVGLQGTLRVVIGAYSKSKPSISRINHVDFPVQQCQTTMLKCHVGGSKVEIVVAWSRLVMDNHNLVLDGY from the exons ATGGAGGGGGATTCCGGCAAGAAGACGGAGAGCGAGTCCGGGAAGGGGACGGAGATGGAGGGGGGACTCGGGAAGGAGACGGAGAGCGAGTCCGGGAAGGGGACGAAGAAGAGGGGACTCATGGAGAAACTCGAGATTTTCAGGAGGGCTCGGCAGAATGTCACGAGGCTGAGCAAGAAAGCAGCGAAGGACCCGGCGACGCAGAGGAAACTCTTGGATATCCAGCAGCAATTCTTGTCGGACGAGCGACATATCCTCAGGATGATGGGGAAGTCCCGGGAGGAGATTATTAAGTATCCCGATTCCGATTCTGGCGATGAGATGGACAGATATTCGGGGTCCCTCATAAGTATGGAGCCCCAATTGGGAATCAGCAAGGGGACGGGGAGGGATTCCAGCAAGGAGCCGGCGAGAGACGTCGGCGGCATGGAGATTGGTCACGACGACTCGGTTGTTGCTCTTTCTAGCCACCTTGAGATGCTTAGGAGGGAGATCTCGTTTCTGATGAGAGAGGTCACGTCCAGGGGGTTGTTGCCTGCTGGAAAGAAGAAGGTTTCTCAAGAGCAGATCTCCAGCTTGTCCGTCCAGTTCAAGGAGATGCGCACGCAACAACTCAAGGAGGTGAATTTGCCTTACCTAGGTTGCAATACTGGGGAGGAGGTAATGGATTTTCTCTTGGTCGAGACGCAGCAGCTGCTCTTCTGCTTCACCTCTCTCGCATCCACTCTAAAAACATTCAGAGTCCCCATCTCACCGGACAAGGTTGAAAAGCTGCGCCGCATATCCACTGCGCTTGTGGGCATATCGGAGCTTATAAAGAGCCACAAATCTGCTGCTCAAAAGGACGTTGAAGATTGTTTGGACCGTGACGGCTGGGAGGCTACGTGGGGCAGCCGGACCGGAAGAAACGGTGGATTTGATGACATAA CAACATTGAGTTCTATGCACTTCACGGCCTCCACGCCCGAAAACTTCCGGTTCCCTTCCGTAGCTGGCCCTGCCTTGCAAGTATACTCGATCAAACTGGTTGATCTCAATCCTAATCTGAGCTGGCCTCTTGATGTCTACGGTGTGGTCGCCGCACGGGACGATCTTGACCACAACCGCAACATTCTCTTCTGCCGTTCAGGGGAAAACTGCCAAAGAATTAAGCAAGAG GACCCCTTTTTGCACTTGACTGGCCCATCTCGTGCTATTGTGGCTGACGAGCCTGTTTTCTTTCAAATTGAATTAAAATTGAAATATGGAGCACAGTTCAAAGATACAGCATTGTTCACTGCCTATCAAAGGTACCGCCCCATGAAGAAGtatgacatcatgctgatcaatAGCCGCTGTTGTACAGCAGAGATAAGTCTTGAGCGATTTGCTCCATCAATCCAGGCCACAATTGTTGGTGTTCGTGTGGTTGAAGGGGAGTCTTTTAACTATGGATGCAAAGTTTCTTGCTTCTTTTTTCGTGTTGAAGCAATGTTGGGAAGCGCCGTGGAAGTTGTTTTGCTTGACTGCAGTGGTGAAAGGATGCATGCTGGATTAGATGGGTATCTTAGTTTGTCAAGAAATGTGATGTCAGTGGGATTGCAGGGCACACTCCGAGTTGTCATAGGAGCATACTCAAAGTCCAAACCCAGTATCTCTCGAATAAATCACGTTGACTTTCCTGTCCAGCAGTGTCAAACAACTATGCTTAAGTGTCATGTTGGCGGCTCCAAAGTGGAGATAGTTGTCGCTTGGTCTCGTCTTGTCATGGACAATCATAATCTTGTACTCGACGGCTATTGA